Below is a window of Xiphophorus couchianus chromosome 1, X_couchianus-1.0, whole genome shotgun sequence DNA.
GAAAACGCATATAAACACACATACCCTGAGTTTtaagttgattttcttttctgtaataATTTTATATTGGACATGCCTGTCATTTTGATTTaagcaaagataaataaaaatggttgaTCTTGATCATTGGCTAATAATTTGGGCATCACTAACTTAGACAATGTGGGCTTTATAATCATAATGGCTGCACCAAGGGTTCCTGTGCATTCTGGCAGAGAATGGACTGCCATTCAAGTTCAGCTCtgtaaaaatatggaaaatttaaacatgaaaagTCAATATTTCTTGAATTTCTTCTGCATTTTAATCTTGAAAAGTTAAATCCCCCTATTAGTTCATCGACCCATACATCTGTGGAGTCATACATTCAATTCAGATCAGATTATTTATATAGTTTAATTTATCACTACAGTTAGTATTAATTACTACTTGCGCCACTATCATTAATGTCATTGGGAGATAAAATTGTTGcaatttttaacaatttatttgtgCCTGACCAACAATTTAAGAAATATGATCTTGAACTTTTGTTTGtaactttcatgttttcatgctaTTCTTCTGCTCTGCCTGATTTAAAGCCTTTGTTATGCTCTTAATCTTACATTGTTCTGGATTGGAAGTGATGTGACTTTTCAACACTATGCTGCAAAAGTTTCAAAGAGAAAGGAACTGTTGATTGCAGTTAATAAGCATGAATCATTTTTTAGCACTCTGCAAattcacagtttcaaactaaatggTTCATAAGTTTCTGATCTGTATCCTATATAGCTTAGCTACACATAATTAATACTGTGGCATCCAGAGTGTATTGTTCTTTAAACATTCCATGGTAAATAACTAAAGATAGTTTGATTAATTAACGCTTCCTTACTTACCATGCTGTCGTGCGAAGGATGtgccaaacaaacacaaagcaagaaaaaaaactgataataATTCCAACTTTGCCAAACAGCCCACTGAACTTACCTTCACCCCAAATCAGGATTTCATTAAGGCAGTGCCAGGCTGGTGTTCGTGTCAAGCTTAAATTTCAGCTCCACTCATAAACAGCCTGCTATATTAACTTGTTTAGTGACAGCTGCCTGTGCTTTGCATCGTGCCTTTGTGGAAGTGTTTGTGCGTCTATGTGCTGGTAAATCTGCTTGgtgttctgcttttgtttttcacttttaaccTAAACCAAAATACCTCactatttttggtattttatttatttttttgatcaCTTTCCTAATCTGGGAGAAAAGGATGGGTCCACATCGAAGACTTACTAACAAGTAACTCAGCTGGAAGTGTTGCATTTGCTTGTCATCTGTAAGTTTTAAGTTCCAGTCATTTGCCTGAATACCTCACAAAATCCCCCTCCAACATCACTGTTTATCTTTATATCCAATAAACccaagtcagaaaaaaaattatagccAAGGAGAGGCATGAGGGTATCTTCTTTAAGGATTTTTCACATTGTTGAGATCAGATTAGCCAGGATGTTTTTGGCAGGTTCAGCTGAAGCATTACTTACATGTAACATAGTTGGCAATACTGCTACTGTAGACTGTAAATGTAGGCAGCAGATGGAACGCGGCGTGGGACAATAACGCAGCCCATTGCCTTTGTAGGCCACGAGAGGCCATGGTTCCTTGGTAAATTCATGAGACGGTAACTGGAGATATGGTCTATATTGGTTTGAGATAGTTTTTTATGTGGAATGCCCTCTGTCTAATCCTCTGTTGACAGATAGGGTTATCCAGCATCAGGTGCACTTTCCTATTCTCCAGCCCTCACACAACCATGCAATAAAATAGATGATAAATTTATTGCAGACTTTCCTCATTTCCTGTATTTTCTCACtgagttctttattttttaaactcatggTTGGGTTAGGGTAACCACCGGACCACCGATACTTCTCAAATCCTATCCACCCACTTTAAAACTGCTCCTCCAGGATTGGTGAGAATACCTCATTTTAATCCTGGCTTTACTGACTGGTTCTAATTGCATTCCACCACACAAGCGAAATCATTCCCCACCTAttttgctcacacacacacatttttcccTCCTCAGTTTAAAGTTACACTCTGTTCTGGTCCTGATCACTCTGCATTGCATATGTGGCGGCCTCGAAGCATTTATGTGCAAAGCATGTGGGTGTTTGAGCGGTGTTGACTCTGGTTGTTATGGCAGCTTAACGGAGGGGAAGTCCAGAAAGTCTGCTGTGAGATGTTATTGCAGGGTCTACACAGCTGGTTGTCCAAACTAGCTGACTAAACAGAAGGGTCAACACTTCAGTCCATTTCAGTGACAGATTTATCCCCTGTTCATATGTCTGACTGAATGCTATAACAAAAGGTCCTCATTTCAGAAGTGTTGTTAAAAGTTATAGACtctaaaagttaaaattagGGTTATTAAGAATGATCATCCAAAAGAAGAGTtgctttcctgttttgtttttttttaccaagtaaAACTTACTCTTCTATTAATATTGAATTGTCTCAACCCTGTTTGTTATTTAATGATTCTTAGAAGATTACCAGCAGAAATTGTATAAGTTACACCACTGAATATTTAATGCAAAAGATTCACTTCTGATACTTTGGATATGACATGTCACAATActatttaagtatttaagtatatttaaatattgccccaaaaaatgacaacacAGGTTTGCAACCACATATAAAAGCTTGATATAAACGTATTATGCGCTGCATAATAAGTAggcatgtttctgttttctaataGCCATAAGTTGCCAGAAATATTATTTCTgggaaacatttaaagtttgccataattttttaaaatttagcttTAGTCGCAACCTGTACATCCTaagtgcaaacaaacaaaaaaacaaaaacaacacttcTCTGTGTCCGCTAACAACCAGGGAGATATTCTGTAGTAAAACATCATCAGTTATGGCCTAGCCACTTTGGAGttattctgtttaaatgatcatttttgagGATCCAAGCTTTTAAACGACCTTATTCAACTACTTTCCTTGACTATAATTTAAGTGCCGCTTCCTATTTTTTTTGCTCATGAACGTTGCTGAACTGAGATGCGTGGATATTTGAGTGACTGTTGTCAAAACTGACCAATTAACACGTGGTTCCTTGTCATGTCGGCTTGTGGTCATATAGTTTTTCTTCGCTGCAGCTTTACATCTGTCAGTCTGCACGCCACTCGCAGCTACACAACTGTTAATTTGTCACACTTGCAGCGGACGTGTCTAACATTAAACCATGGAGCAGACAGAACAGAGAGAGCCAGTTTCCTGCTATGTATGTATGAACTCTCATATATGAGTTAAATGATTGTAGACTCTACTTCCAATCAGTATATCCTCCCTTACTGTTCTTTCAAATTTTAccaattttaatcaaattaacatgtttaaaatctTCTAATAAAATAGATATGAGACAAAGTTAacttaaatgaataattaaaaaaaatgtttatttgatttaatttattttgacaataaagGAATCCAAGCTAACCTGAtactgtgcagaaaaaaaagtcagttccCTGGTAAATGTTAAATCATGAGTTAACATTCATAAACCAAATTGTATTTGGTCAAGTATTTTCACTCAGGTCTGAATAAAGCCTGACCTGCACAATCAAGTCTTTATTTCAATAGACAacagactgaaatattttaaaaagcaacacatgtCATCCGCATGTAAAGACCTTCTAGAATGTATGAGAGCAATTATCCAGAAATGGGGAAATCCTGACAGTGTGATAAAACGCCCTTGGAGTGTTTGACCTACCAATATTTCTCCAAGAACCTGTAgcgttctttaaaaaaaacaagaacaacttaaaaaacactttagacATCACTTTCGTCAGTTAAGGtcaatattcatatttcaaatataaGAAACACAATCCTCTGCTAAGATTGTTAAGAAAATGCATAGGAAATATGGCCGTATGAGACAAAATTAGTGGAACTCGTAGAAGATGTAATGATCCATTACATCTGATGCGAACAAGTacaatatttcagaaactggAACATCAGACCAATGGTCAGACATGGTGAATGTTGGTAGTGTGACAGTCAGAGGTGCTCTGGTAATCCATGACCCGAATAAGCGGCTGTAATTGACGAGGCCATGAATTCTTCTCTCTAGCAAAAATTCAGAAATAGCAAGTCTGCAGTCCTTGAATGGctttgaagaagaaaacttttttgAAGTGGACcactgaaagtaaaaatatataactgACTGAGTCAGTTTGACATGATCTCACACGGGCTGCTTacattacaaaatgttcaaatatgacagaatgaaaacaataaaaaaaaatagtgggCCAAAATTTCTAAAGTGGTGTTCAACGCTAATTGCTAGTTATCACACATATTTTTCAGTTGTTGCTGCTTTGCTTTACATAAACAACTATTAGAACTATTGATTATTATTTCTTCACATTGGACCAACTTGGTTTGGAAAACCATATTCCCTCAATGAGTTAAATCACAATttgctaaagctaaagtttGTCCTTACGTTGATCATTTTAGTCTGGTGTTAAGACATAATTTGCTCATCTCAGACATTTGCATGATTGTGGGTAAAAACACCTTCAAAccgctgtaaaaacaaaacaatcttgAATATGAGCAGCTTCTGTCTGTAGCTGGCTTGACACATTTTCTGAAGAGCTTTTCTCATCAAAGATCAGACTGTGAATTACATCTGTCTTTACATGTTGTAAGATAaatagatttgtgttttttagagtatgtttttactaaaataaaacaattcttgtgttttttgttgctgtcgTGACAGCTGAGAATTACCGTCTGGTCCCTCTGCACGAAAGCCGTGTCTTACATCAAGTATCCCAAGGCATGTCAGAAGGGTGAGTATGGGAGTGGTATTATGAATGTTTACAGTATGTACTGCTATAGTACCTGAGGACAGGGTCAGCTGAGTGCCTTGACATACCTCATTAATCACTTACTGCTCTTTACTTTGTGGCAAAACCCGGGATATGGCCAAAGTGTGGTCGTCACTGGTGACAGCTGTGCTCCCTCTTCAGTAAATGGTGCATGCTCTTCATAACGGCCCTGTCAGCAACTACTGGATATATGATTGTCTCGGTCTCTACTCATTTTCCACATGTAATGCTATGCCCCTCTGCAATCCGTTTATCTTCTGCACTGTCATATAAATGATTCGGCTGCGGTAGTTGCATGCCGCAGACTCCATGGTGCCAAACAATCAGATAATTACATTGCATCAAACACACAGAGTGCATATTCAGTGGAAAACATCGGCCTCCGCTGTTATTCCAGTCGGTAGGTTGAACTGTTTATGTTAAATAGGAGAAAAATCTTTGGCTAgtttgattgtattttttatcaGTAAACTGTCAACGCagttatataatttattaccaGTGAACACACTTGGTATTCTGCTAACTGCagctctttcagcaaattgtcATTGCGATGATTATTTTTCAGTAAACAAGGGGTGTTGGGTTTTTTCGACTAAAACAGCGCTCAGGCCCACTCTCTCTCCTGACGCACTTTTGAACCAgatcaaagtttaaaaataattttatttccaggCGGGACAGTTATGCTGGTGTTGTTTTCACCTTATGACCTGTGCATTGCAGCTTGGGGAGTGTCTCTTGGTGTGGAACACTGCAGCTCGAACTGAATGTTGCCACTTAAAGGGATAGTTTAAGAGTTTAGTGGGGTTGAATCTACTTGCGAGTGGTTAGTATTGGCTATAGAAGGCAGCAGCCATTGTGATCAAAGTTAGAAGAATCATAGAAGAATACTTGAATTCATCTGTCCATTGTCCAGCTTTCACTAGCTGCTGGACAGCAATTGAGCCTGTAAAGATGAATTAAATGAAAGCAAGGATAACCTGTCTTTCTATGAGATGTTTCCTGTGTTAACCATCTTTAAAAGATGTAGAACTTTAATTTCTGGCCGATCaacaatctttaaaatgtctgaccTGCCaatactgcttttattttgtaattatttttttttgtaggaaaagttgctaaatttaAGTATTGTTCTACCATTTTAAGCAGACATTAAATCTGGTCTTGTTGCTCTCTCACCCACAGGAATAGACTTCAGCAGAGATGGATGCTATATGGCTTTAGCTGAGCGCCGTGATTGCAAAGACTATGTTAGTATATTTGTATGTGACGACTGGCATTTACTCAGGGTAAGCAGGACGCcgctttgctttatttttcttttgaaaaaaaaaaatagttgattCCATCTTTGCATAATCAACtttgttcatttgtattttgtcaGAACGTCTTAAATTGTCGTTTTGTGTTGTACTTTGGTTTCattgtttctaattttgtttgtattatatatttaattcagtttttttacttattttacagCATTTCGAGACTGAAACTCAGGACCTTGCAGGATTGGAATGGTCTCCCAATGGATGTGTGCTAGCGGTGTGGGACAGCTGTCTAGAGGTCTGTTCCTTTAAGATTCAACAGCTGAAATAAACTAACTGTATTAATCTCAAATATAGGTATGAATCATTCTTGcttcaaagcattaaaaaagcaaaagttacCAAAGGCTTTTTAAAGCTGCTGATTGTGCTTGTTGAAGTTAGACTGGTCTGTCTTCCACTTTTCCCAGTGaacaaaatttaattgaaacaaaaacctgaacacACTGTTGATTTGATCTTGTGCCTGTGTGTTAACGTACATACTTTATTTAGCCTATTACACCATCTTTAATCCTGCCCATTTTGAGAACTTTTGTATAAATCGGAAATATTTAACAATgttgaatatttcataaagaccttttaaaataaacagctgttACTATTAGACATTGTGATGAAGAAAGCATCTTATTGAAATTTGTTAGAAGTCCAGTGAATTGCAGATTAATTTTGTAATGACTCTGGCtttaaactttgcttttattttagaacgTGAGGACAATCTAAACACATCTACTTCGTTCTTTTCAAATCTTGAAGCTGCATAAAAATGGCAAACACTTGTGGCAGTACCTTagtttattgtttcttttccgCAGTATAAGGTTTTGCTATATTCCTTGGATGGCCGGTTGCTGTCGACCTACAGTGCCTATGAGTGGTCCCTCGGTGTGAAGTCTGTGTCCTGGAGCCCCAGCAGCCAGTTCCTGGCCATAGGCAGTTATGATGAGAAAGTACAGTTTGTTAGAAagtgtcaacatttttttatgcacCAATGGTCATTATTTGTAGATCTCTTACTATGTTTCTTATATTTGTCAGGTGCGCATCCTCAATCATATTACATGGAAGAAAATCGTACAGTTTGAGCATCCTGCAACCATTGACAACACGAAAGCTGTGAGTATTGATGATGAAATTaaatactttgtattttatttttcttatcaaGCTTATTTACTGCATCCCGTGTCCTTAGATTGTGTATAAGGAAGTGGAAAGAAGACCAGCCATGGTCAGCGATGAGCTGTCACTACACAACATCACAATGAGCCCCACGCTTCTCAGCACCCAGAGCAAGTGTATGTCAGCAATactcatttataaaaaaaacaatatttgattaaaaaaaaaaatcccagttgAAGTATGcttgtttgtttacaaaatctgatttgtttttcctcatccAGATGAGATCTGCCCCCTGCCTGTCCAAATTCCTGTGGTCAAGCCAGAGCCAGACAGAGCTAATCCCAAAATAGGTGTGTCTGTTCTGGCATTCAGCTCAGACAGTCGCTATCTTGCCACCAAAAATGGTAAGTATTGAtggctgggttttttttttgttttgttttttttaacttcattgtGACCCCAGTAAACTGTGTGAAATGTGTTTATGGCTTCTAAATTATTCAGTAATATATCCTTATCCTTAATATACCTTAATATATCACACTCAACTGTTTTTCACCCTCCTAGTATTTTAACACCATTATAAACAGAGTTTCTCTGAAAGTTTATGAGCATTTCTGTCTCTGTAGACAACATGGCCACTGCCATTTGGGTGTGGGACCTGCAGAAGATGAGCCTGGCGGCTGTGCTGGAGCACACATCAGCCGTACGCTGCATTATGTGGGATCCCCGTCGCCCCCGACTGGCCCTGTGTACCGGCAACAGCAAACTTTATCTTTGGTCTCCAGGAGGCTGCGTTTCTGTTCAGGTTCCTGCTGAAGGTATCACACTTactatttaaaatgtcactttattCGTTAAAATCTCCAACTTTTTGGGTTAGCTATTAGCTTGGGTTATGTGTGGAATAAGACGTCCTCTATAAGCTTTGCAAATACTATTATTTTCAGTGCTTACTGTTATCTTTGACAAAAGCTTTTCTCGTTTTTTTTGTACGTGTTTAGTGATCAGTtactcctttattttttttttgtctttcaggtAGTTTTCAAGTCCAGTCCCTAAACTGGCACTGGAGTGGTGACTCTGTGATCCTGCTTGGGAAAGACCAGCTGTGTTTGTGCTATATGGACATTGACCACGAAGAAGAGTAAAAGTCACAACATTTACTCCAGAGTTGGTTCAGGTCTAATTATGTACTTGTAGATCAGTGGAAGCACTCCTGGATATCTCTAATGCTGGATTATAGCAgctgaaaaaccaaaacattttcaaaacctgatgACATTCCTACTCCTTCAGAAagcaaaaaactttttaaactaaaagaTACTAGTTTAAAAACCAGTGCTAGTTTTTCAGCACTTAGCCTTAAACTATTTGTGTACATGTTTCTTTGAATGTTTGTACTTattctaaatacattttttgaaataaatacttcaCAGTTTCTTACTTTGATGGATCTACTTCGTAAACTGTAATTTTCAATTATCTtcacataattaaaaattatgtgAAGATAATTGGAAATAAATAACCTCATAAATAAGAGGTTAATCATAATAGTTTTTAAgattcaaaatgaaattaaaattggtATATCTTTTTGTAaacctcagttttttttataagcatGAAGCTATATGACCTGCACCATGAACAACCTAGCTAGTAGCACTGACAGAAATAATCTAAATGGTTACATGTGAAACTATGAAAGTCCATCCTGTGTGGCTCAACAGGCTGGGGCCATGAACTGTGCTGTACTATCTCTGAAAAGGGAAGAAAGCAATACACTTCTTCTGCAACCAACAATAAGGAACCAGATAAACTGTCATTACAAAAACAGGAACGTCTTTATTACTTTTTCTCCGTCTTGGCTGGTGAGCTGAAAACACGGATCAAAAACGAAgcctcaaaacatttttaacaagacatttctctttttaaataaaatacttttcagcTGGCATACATGAGACATTTTGTATTAGCCTTcatacattaattttaaaaatccagataaacatttatttacaactaAGCATAGCTTattgtgcaacaaaaaaaaaagtctgtcatGCAAACTTGCCATGCAAGGACCATGCGCAAGGACAGAGAAATGTGCTGCGAGACAACCGTTTAGGTTTGCTTGTTTTGAATTTTTGGTTGGACAGGCATTGGcctagattttaaaaaaatgaagttatttggATAAAGGGGGAATTTTCTACTCGCTCTTCTCAGGCACATCTTAAAAATTGTCATTGTGGATAAAGTTTGGATTCTGTGTTTGTCTATGTTGGTATGAAAATGTCAGTTCATTCTTCTTGAaccatattttcaccatttaaGGCTTGGTGAATCGGTTAAGGTGAAAGCCTGGCCATTCAGGATGTTTCGGTAGGCAACTGATGTTTTTGGCACAAACCATTGTTAAATCTGGACCTGACAAACTGAACCAGTTTTAAATCTATCCTACACTAGGCACCAGACAtgatgtgtgtatttttactgagcatttttatcttttatcttctttgaaaaaaacaaatgtaatcgCTGATACCTTGTTTCCTTAAGAATTCATGCCCATTTTGTTCCAAGTACTCCTTGCATCATGTCTGAGGAAATGCTGCTACTCTCACTTTGCCATAGATTGACGTTACTTTGCTAAATCTTTCAATCATCTCAGTGGTTCCTATGCAGgcttaaaaaaagttttgaatttcCTTTTGGTATTTTACAGGTCTGGGTagctgtagaaataaaaaagggtATGGATCTCTCACACTATCCTGTTTCAGCTTTTGAAAACGTAAAAGCCttaaattgtgttaaaatagaacccatgatttttttattacaccaCTTCAAGGCATTTTTCAACTTGCCTTCATCGAAAATGGCCAAGTTTTAATAATCTGTTGCTCAAAGTTCTTCAGGAGGAAACGTGGTTACtggaagcaaaatataaagGAAAAAGATCAAAACTCCTGCATAGAACACCAGTAACAAATCCTTGCTCCTTACTcaagaaaattaaacaacatgTAACTTTCGCTGTGCGTGTGTTGTTGATGTAGAGAAGCAATTTATTAGTTAGCCTCCTTATTGTGTTCATCATATGACAT
It encodes the following:
- the wrap73 gene encoding WD repeat-containing protein WRAP73 isoform X1; this translates as MNFSEVFKQSNHLCKVSPDGKYLATCVQYRLVVRDLSTLQILQLYTCLDQVSHMEWSSDSLFILCAMYKRGLVQVWSLEQPDWHCKIDEGSIGLVSSRWSPDGRHILNTTEFHVSVKLRITVWSLCTKAVSYIKYPKACQKGIDFSRDGCYMALAERRDCKDYVSIFVCDDWHLLRHFETETQDLAGLEWSPNGCVLAVWDSCLEYKVLLYSLDGRLLSTYSAYEWSLGVKSVSWSPSSQFLAIGSYDEKVRILNHITWKKIVQFEHPATIDNTKAIVYKEVERRPAMVSDELSLHNITMSPTLLSTQSKYEICPLPVQIPVVKPEPDRANPKIGVSVLAFSSDSRYLATKNDNMATAIWVWDLQKMSLAAVLEHTSAVRCIMWDPRRPRLALCTGNSKLYLWSPGGCVSVQVPAEGSFQVQSLNWHWSGDSVILLGKDQLCLCYMDIDHEEE
- the wrap73 gene encoding WD repeat-containing protein WRAP73 isoform X2; this translates as MNFSEVFKQSNHLCKVSPDGKYLATCVQYRLVVRDLSTLQILQLYTCLDQVSHMEWSSDSLFILCAMYKRGLVQVWSLEQPDWHCKIDEGSIGLVSSRWSPDGRHILNTTEFHLRITVWSLCTKAVSYIKYPKACQKGIDFSRDGCYMALAERRDCKDYVSIFVCDDWHLLRHFETETQDLAGLEWSPNGCVLAVWDSCLEYKVLLYSLDGRLLSTYSAYEWSLGVKSVSWSPSSQFLAIGSYDEKVRILNHITWKKIVQFEHPATIDNTKAIVYKEVERRPAMVSDELSLHNITMSPTLLSTQSKYEICPLPVQIPVVKPEPDRANPKIGVSVLAFSSDSRYLATKNDNMATAIWVWDLQKMSLAAVLEHTSAVRCIMWDPRRPRLALCTGNSKLYLWSPGGCVSVQVPAEGSFQVQSLNWHWSGDSVILLGKDQLCLCYMDIDHEEE